Proteins from one Hydrogenophaga sp. SL48 genomic window:
- the argG gene encoding argininosuccinate synthase has product MATILQNLPTQQKVGIAFSGGLDTSAALLWMKQKGAIPYAYTANLGQPDEPDYDEIPRKAMQYGAEQARLIDCRTQLAHEGIAALQCGAFHISTAGVTYFNTTPLGRAVTGTMLVAAMKEDDVHIWGDGSTYKGNDIERFYRYGLLTNPSLKIYKPWLDQLFIDELGGRAEMSAFMTANGFGYKMSAEKAYSTDSNMLGATHEAKDLEHLNSGITIVNPIMGVAFWKDEVEVKRETVTVRFEEGQPVALNGKTFDSPVDLILEANRIGGRHGLGMSDQIENRIIEAKSRGIYEAPGLALLHIAYERLVTGIHNEDTIEQYRINGLKLGRLLYQGRWFDPQSIMLRETAQRWVARAITGEVTVELRRGNDYSIMNTESPNLTYAPERLSMEKVEDAPFTPLDRIGQLTMRNLDIVDTRAKLGIYAKSGLLSLGEGAQMLRLEGDKGE; this is encoded by the coding sequence ATGGCCACCATTCTTCAGAACCTGCCCACCCAGCAGAAAGTCGGCATTGCCTTTTCCGGCGGCCTGGACACCTCCGCCGCCCTGCTGTGGATGAAGCAGAAGGGCGCGATCCCCTACGCCTACACCGCCAACCTCGGCCAGCCCGACGAGCCGGACTACGACGAAATCCCACGCAAGGCCATGCAGTACGGCGCCGAGCAGGCACGCCTGATCGACTGCCGCACCCAGCTGGCGCACGAAGGCATTGCCGCGCTGCAGTGCGGCGCTTTCCACATCAGCACCGCGGGCGTGACCTACTTCAACACCACGCCGCTGGGTCGTGCCGTGACCGGCACCATGCTGGTGGCCGCGATGAAGGAAGACGACGTCCACATCTGGGGCGACGGCAGCACCTACAAGGGCAACGACATCGAGCGCTTCTACCGCTACGGTCTGCTAACCAACCCCAGCCTGAAGATCTACAAGCCCTGGCTCGACCAGCTGTTCATCGACGAGCTGGGCGGTCGGGCTGAGATGAGCGCGTTCATGACGGCCAACGGCTTTGGCTACAAGATGAGCGCCGAAAAGGCCTACTCCACCGACAGCAACATGCTGGGCGCCACGCACGAAGCGAAAGACCTGGAGCACTTGAACAGCGGCATCACCATCGTCAACCCCATCATGGGCGTGGCGTTCTGGAAAGACGAGGTCGAGGTCAAGCGCGAAACCGTGACGGTGCGCTTCGAAGAAGGCCAGCCGGTCGCCCTGAATGGCAAGACCTTTGACAGCCCGGTGGACCTGATCCTGGAAGCCAACCGCATCGGCGGTCGCCACGGCCTGGGCATGAGTGACCAGATCGAGAACCGCATCATCGAAGCCAAGAGCCGCGGCATCTACGAAGCCCCGGGCCTGGCCCTGCTGCACATCGCCTACGAGCGCCTGGTGACCGGCATCCACAACGAAGACACGATCGAGCAGTACCGCATCAACGGCCTCAAACTCGGCCGTCTGCTCTACCAGGGCCGCTGGTTCGACCCGCAGTCCATCATGCTGCGCGAGACCGCCCAGCGCTGGGTGGCGCGCGCCATCACCGGCGAGGTCACCGTCGAACTGCGCCGCGGCAACGACTACTCGATCATGAACACCGAGAGCCCGAACCTGACGTATGCGCCCGAGCGCCTGTCAATGGAGAAGGTGGAAGACGCGCCGTTCACGCCGCTGGACCGCATCGGCCAGCTGACCATGCGCAACCTCGACATCGTGGACACGCGCGCCAAGCTCGGCATCTACGCCAAGAGCGGCCTGCTGTCGCTGGGCGAAGGCGCCCAGATGCTGCGGCTGGAAGGCGACAAAGGGGAGTAA
- a CDS encoding RidA family protein encodes MNQEIHRIGMASRYSEAAVFNGVVYLAGMVPERGDTDIAGQTADVLAQVEQRLREAGSDKSRILRAQIYLTDIREIGLMNAVWDAWVVPGTAPPRATMQAALADPAWKIEIVVTAAQAN; translated from the coding sequence ATGAACCAAGAAATCCACCGCATCGGCATGGCCTCACGCTACAGCGAGGCCGCCGTGTTCAACGGCGTGGTGTACCTCGCCGGCATGGTGCCCGAGCGCGGCGACACGGACATCGCCGGTCAGACGGCCGATGTGCTGGCGCAGGTCGAGCAGCGGCTCAGGGAAGCGGGCAGCGACAAGTCGCGCATCCTGCGCGCGCAGATCTATCTGACGGACATCCGGGAGATCGGTTTGATGAATGCCGTGTGGGACGCGTGGGTGGTGCCGGGCACCGCACCACCCAGGGCCACGATGCAGGCCGCGCTGGCCGACCCGGCCTGGAAGATCGAGATCGTCGTCACCGCCGCGCAGGCGAACTGA
- a CDS encoding retropepsin-like aspartic protease family protein produces MKPIRWPTLSLILCLTTAGLAAHAQTGPQVALSGVAGGKALLIVDGAPPKFLSIGQAVGGVKLLSVEGDTATVETDGKRQTLQVGGAPVSVGKARSGGGGQRIVLTADPSGHFVPQGQINGKAVQFLLDTGATTVALGAADARRINLKYEHGQKVRMNTANGTSTGYLIRLDSVRVGDVVAYDVEAVVSPQPMPFVLLGNSFLNRFQMQKTNDQLTLEKRF; encoded by the coding sequence TTGAAACCAATCCGCTGGCCGACCTTGTCGCTGATCCTGTGTCTGACGACAGCCGGTCTGGCCGCCCATGCGCAGACCGGGCCCCAGGTCGCGCTCTCGGGTGTGGCGGGAGGCAAGGCATTGCTCATCGTCGATGGCGCGCCCCCCAAGTTCCTGTCCATCGGGCAGGCCGTGGGCGGTGTGAAGCTGTTGTCGGTGGAGGGTGACACCGCCACCGTTGAAACGGACGGCAAGCGCCAGACGCTGCAGGTGGGCGGCGCGCCGGTGAGCGTGGGCAAAGCGCGCTCTGGTGGCGGTGGGCAGCGCATCGTGCTGACCGCCGATCCCAGTGGCCACTTCGTGCCGCAAGGGCAGATCAACGGCAAGGCGGTCCAGTTCCTGCTCGACACGGGCGCCACCACGGTCGCTCTCGGTGCAGCCGATGCCAGACGCATCAACCTGAAGTACGAACACGGCCAGAAGGTCCGCATGAACACCGCCAACGGCACCTCCACGGGTTACCTGATCCGCCTGGATTCGGTGCGCGTCGGTGACGTGGTGGCCTACGACGTGGAAGCCGTGGTGTCGCCCCAGCCCATGCCCTTTGTGCTGTTGGGCAACAGCTTCCTCAACCGCTTCCAGATGCAGAAGACGAACGACCAGCTGACGCTGGAGAAGCGGTTCTGA
- a CDS encoding YajQ family cyclic di-GMP-binding protein, with translation MPSFDTVLEADLVEVKNAVEQVAREIGTRFDFKGTSAAIELKDKEKEITLFGDADFQLTQVNDVLLGKLVKRGVDVRFLDAGKVEKIGGDKVKQVVKVKNGVSTEDGKKIQQVLKGSKLKVQGAIQGDAVRVTGGKRDDLQAAMALIKSELKDLPLSFNNFRD, from the coding sequence ATGCCCTCTTTTGACACCGTTCTGGAAGCCGATCTCGTGGAAGTGAAAAACGCCGTCGAGCAGGTGGCGCGCGAAATCGGCACGCGCTTCGATTTCAAAGGCACCAGCGCCGCCATCGAACTCAAAGACAAGGAAAAAGAAATCACCCTGTTCGGTGACGCCGATTTCCAGCTCACCCAGGTCAACGACGTGTTGCTGGGCAAACTCGTCAAGCGCGGCGTGGACGTGCGTTTCCTCGACGCCGGCAAGGTCGAGAAAATCGGCGGCGACAAGGTCAAGCAGGTGGTCAAGGTGAAAAACGGCGTCAGCACCGAAGATGGCAAAAAGATCCAGCAGGTGCTCAAGGGCAGCAAGCTCAAGGTGCAAGGCGCCATCCAGGGCGACGCGGTGCGCGTGACCGGCGGCAAACGCGACGATCTGCAGGCCGCCATGGCCCTGATCAAGAGCGAGCTGAAAGACCTGCCTTTGAGCTTCAACAACTTCCGCGACTGA
- the ppnP gene encoding pyrimidine/purine nucleoside phosphorylase, giving the protein MTTSRIDGVAVNTQASVYFDGKCVSHGITYPDGTKKSVGVVLPATLTFNTGAPEIMECVAGGCEYKLAGTDAWIKSGPGEKFSIPGNSSFDIRVTEPYHYICHFG; this is encoded by the coding sequence ATGACCACCTCCCGCATCGACGGCGTCGCCGTCAACACCCAGGCCAGCGTTTATTTCGACGGCAAATGCGTCAGCCACGGCATCACGTACCCCGACGGCACCAAGAAGTCGGTCGGTGTGGTGCTGCCCGCCACGCTCACCTTCAACACCGGTGCGCCCGAGATCATGGAGTGCGTGGCCGGCGGCTGTGAATACAAGCTGGCCGGCACGGACGCCTGGATCAAGTCCGGCCCGGGCGAGAAGTTCAGCATCCCCGGCAACAGCAGTTTCGACATCCGCGTGACCGAGCCCTACCACTACATCTGCCATTTCGGCTAA
- the murB gene encoding UDP-N-acetylmuramate dehydrogenase, translating into MLVENNVALQALNTFGIAARAQRFARLRSEADLADLMANAEWSVPSPTAPVFVLGGGSNLVITGDIKALVLKVDIPGKRLLEETPKGWLVEAGAGENWHDFVAWTLAQGWPGLENMALIPGSVGASPVQNIGAYGVELQDRFHSLDAIDLHTGKGFTLDAAQCGFGYRDSVFKHTPSDQRSFGLAGRALITRVRFLLPKPWKPVLGYLDLERKMAETGIHSPDAQQIFDWVVAIRRAKLPDPAVIGNAGSFFKNPTVTPDQCADIIAREPKVVHYPMADGSIKLAAGWLIDACGWKGKSVGNAAVYEKQALVLVNRGGPAHPCTGGEVMTLAKAIQTSVYERFGIRLEPEPVVV; encoded by the coding sequence ATGTTAGTCGAGAACAACGTGGCGCTACAGGCGCTCAACACCTTTGGCATTGCCGCGCGCGCACAACGTTTCGCGCGGCTGCGCTCTGAAGCCGATCTGGCCGATCTCATGGCCAATGCCGAGTGGAGCGTGCCGTCGCCCACGGCGCCGGTGTTCGTGCTGGGGGGCGGCAGCAACCTGGTGATCACCGGCGACATCAAGGCGCTGGTGCTGAAGGTGGACATTCCCGGCAAACGCCTGTTGGAAGAAACGCCCAAGGGCTGGCTGGTGGAGGCGGGCGCGGGCGAAAACTGGCACGATTTCGTGGCCTGGACGCTGGCGCAGGGCTGGCCGGGGCTGGAAAACATGGCGCTGATTCCCGGCTCGGTGGGCGCCTCGCCGGTGCAGAACATCGGGGCTTATGGGGTGGAATTGCAGGACCGTTTCCATTCGCTGGACGCCATCGACCTGCACACCGGGAAAGGCTTCACGCTGGACGCCGCGCAGTGCGGCTTTGGCTACCGCGACTCGGTGTTCAAGCACACGCCGTCGGACCAGCGCAGCTTCGGGCTGGCAGGCCGCGCGCTGATCACCCGCGTGCGCTTCTTGCTGCCCAAGCCCTGGAAGCCGGTGCTGGGTTACCTGGACCTGGAGCGCAAGATGGCCGAGACCGGCATCCACTCGCCCGATGCGCAGCAGATCTTTGACTGGGTGGTGGCGATCCGCCGCGCCAAGCTGCCCGACCCGGCGGTCATCGGCAATGCCGGCAGCTTCTTCAAGAACCCGACCGTGACGCCCGATCAGTGCGCCGACATCATCGCGCGCGAACCGAAGGTGGTGCATTACCCGATGGCCGACGGCAGCATCAAGCTGGCCGCGGGTTGGCTGATCGACGCCTGCGGATGGAAGGGCAAAAGCGTGGGCAACGCCGCTGTGTACGAGAAGCAGGCGCTGGTGCTGGTGAACCGCGGCGGGCCCGCCCACCCCTGCACGGGGGGAGAGGTGATGACGCTCGCCAAGGCCATCCAGACCAGCGTGTACGAGCGCTTTGGCATCCGACTGGAGCCTGAGCCTGTGGTGGTCTGA